The genomic DNA TGTCAACACAGTTATGTAAATGGTTGTAGGTTTCCCACCTCACATTGTTTTCGGAACAAAGTTTCCATCATCTCAGGTGGTTAAAAACAGGTAAAAGTGCTCCCACAGGGGggggttgttttaaaaatttgtttaaaatattacttacgtTTTTTGTATTTCCATTATTGGTGAATTTTATCTATTTAAGTGTGATTTTGATATGTCTTGTACtgttttcatttatgtttgtatgtaagaTGTgagcatttttcaaatttatgtatgtACTTATAGTTTGGTTGATAAAAATAGACAATTTTAATGTGTGGTCAAGCTAACAAAAATTATACgaagtacatttaattttctcAATGTTTTGCAAGAATATTTTGCAGTTATGTCTCGCAATACATTATTTGCAGTTCTTCAATTTGTTTAACATTCTTACAACTATCAATTTTCCttgaattatttaagttttaaacatttaaagagcTGTAAATGCACcaaaaaatgtactaaacaatttttactctattttataAGACGTTTCTAATGGATGACTCGCTCTTTCTGGccaataaactttataaattaattttcacttgtttgtttatgttattcGTTAATACTCAATCTCTATGTGTTGCTCCTATCTATATAGAACTTGAAACCCAAAGAGAACCTACTTGCTCACAAAATAATcgctcataaaataaaaaaaaaaagcttGACCTTCTATAGTAATGGTGGGACACAcatatgttgtaaatataatcatacactatgatttatttccttatatCTGTATtgatattattctttttattagaaacatgtggataaatatttacaaaatacagttttactcctacaaatgtaaaaaaaaaacctgtattaatatttttgcatagtaattttctgtatacttcaaaatttttataataaaaagtgtgaggtagcattattattttataactttatgcaTAGATATGGGTCCAATCAGAATGGAAACAAAAGACTGTGTTATAATTTAGGTTATGTGGAAACCCTTAGGGCACAACATTTATAGTGACAAGGGTAAGATTAAATTGAGTTATTAATAGTTTGATATTTGAGTTGGCGTGAGGTGTTTGGGTTATTATTTTGGTCGCATACGAGTAGTGtaacataatgtttttatgtGGGAAGCTCAAGTAAATGCTGTTTGCCACTTGTGCTGCTTGAACATGTGTATAACCAAtctttttattaaacaatgaataaaaacaaacaaaacgaaGAACAGCCAGGGCAGGATAGAAACAATGACGCGTACAAGtgatgttatattataattttcaatttgaggGCAGTTTGTCTTGTTACAGTTTGGGTTGGTTTGTTGTATGAAAGCTAATAATGCCACAGCCAACCTACACTCAAAACTGTTTGGCTCCAGGTGAGGAATTATAAGGCATGGAGTTAAAGTATTATCCACAGATTGATGAAACCATTACTAAAGGTATCgttttaattttccttaaaaaacataaaaaattagtttttgactATCTGTTTGAGTTTAATTTGAAGTTCTATAAAAAGACCCAGTACATGTAATCTGAAATAATAATCAAAGAACATATCTAGTAAGTTGTTTTAGTTTAACTGGGCATTAATCAAAATTGGATTAGTGGTCGTATTTCAGTGGTTGGTAGCTCTATGAATTAAAACAAGTcttttttacatctaaaaatatgAGGGAAATAACTTTTCTCTCAAAGATATTACCATTAGAACATAGGGAAAAACAGTTAATACTCATGCATCTTCTAAAGTATCTGCACTAATTATCATTAACTTTCCATTAGATTTtgtgcaataaattttatttttataaatgatattttatatccCAACTTTCTGAAGCTGTAACATGGGGCAGACATATTTCCATTCCCATGTTCACACATGAGGAAAATCTTATTTTGACCCCACTAGAACACCACTAAAATCATCtcttatcaatttttttaacatactgTATAAAGGATTACTAGCTACTAGTTACTATAGGAAATCCTACATTAGGAACTAACTTTTTTAATCTGGTCAGTTTGTGTATATGTTCAAGATAAAAAAGGGTAATgagttttattgtattagtataaagtacaaaaatatttatttaccttgcAATTAAGATGTCAAGATTTCAATAACGTGGaagtcataaaacattttattttatattttttagaatatgaTTATTCGCGACCTCTTTTTCATCTCATGTTCTGTTcctatgaatttatttattatttcacttgctgcattttttaaactttccttagttttattttctctGCTTCCTGTATTGATATTGTTACATACCTATCTAGCTTaccaatgttaatatttttaaagtaataaggtacagtatttttataaaatttggctATACCTGTgtttaaacttaatgtttaaattaGCCTATTTCCCACTTGTACACTAGATTCGTCCAAATACAAGTTTGAGTTCaaagttcatattttattgaaatttggttcaaattaaatttttattttgtgttggaTGGATGAATATGGGTAATAAAGCAAGCCATCAGTATAATTGAtcttaaatgttattgaaaatacattttgttgtaaatcataaaatataaaaaacgtttcGGTATGCTTTCATCTTCATCTTGTACAATGCATACAGTGAGATATATACATAAAAGTACATATAGGGTACATCTacatgtatttcaaaatattctaggtgtattaacaaatataaaaaaagacaattttaaacattaatatgttgCTGACCTTAATAatctttaagtttaatttaaaattgtgttttacacatacacacacaaccTGTTtatgaaattttcgacataatgaTTTTCCATATAGCAAAAATATAGATATGAAAAAGGTACTTCCAGAACAAATTCTATGTGCCAAGTTAGACTAAGTCATAATTTAATCTTAAACTACCTTCTTGTTTCCTTTCCATTTCAGTCTTTTGATCACAAACTCTGCTGGAGTATGGAATGTTCCAGGATTGAGACTAGGAAATCAAGGGTATCTGGAGCATCATGTGGGGCGGTGGAGACTCTCTAGCTGGCTTCAGCGTTTCAGGTACAGGCTGGCCCAGAGACTCCTGCATTTAGCTCAGACAGAGGACTGGCAGTGGCGGACTGTGGCGGTCCACCATCTAGCACGTCTCCACCACCTGTCAGGTAGAATAACTCacccataaaataaaaaaaatgttatatctaaaTTGTTTAATAAGGCACATATATTCAGTATCCTCCAGATTTACACTCATTATAAGTAACAACTATTATGCTTCTTTCCTCTGCTAATACTGCCCACACATGTTATTACAGTAGTTCAACTATTATTATGTTTATGAGGGTTGTCACAGAAAAGAaggaaagtttaattaaattgataaatgttACGAGTTCTGTACAAATTATTTAGGTCAAATGTCACATTCATAGGGCCCTATGAATATACCActgaaaaaaaatcaatgacaGAAGAATTAAACATGATTAGATTTGAATTGAAAACTTTAGCTTCAGAAGTCTAACAGTAGAACTAAATTctgaaatataatgataaacTTTACTAAATAGTTAATCAtgttaaaataaagaagaaaGTTTTTATGTCTGAAATGTTTTGTTGTCTCTCTATCTGTACATTTgtactttttatgttataacaattTTGCAAGTAATGATCACAAAAATATGATACACAAAACACATGATACACTTCATAAAGACTTGTTTACaggaaaaaacaacaaaaactgttCTTGATCAAATCCAAAATGgtggtttgttaaaaatatatgttaaatttcacataaaaccTCATCCCatataaaaatttccaaacatgatttatttttttaaattttatactgaaaCTGACAGTATTGAATTCATTAAAATTGCACAATATAAAACACTGCATTTATCTCGAGTCAGATATACCTGTATGtgaaagtttttataacaaatcttaaataagttaattattttattataataaaataccataCAACTTTTGAACACTAAGTTGCAAGTTTTCAACAGAGTGGCTGGCCAGTGGGATGATTAGTGAGGTGCAGGGATAAATGAGATCTTCAGTTAGAAAAAAATAAGAGTTAAAGAATTTTAAGGATCTGAAAATTACTCAATATCTCAGAATTTTAAGGAACTGAAAATTACTCAAAATCTCAGAAAACTTGTATTAACCTTTCATAACAAGTTCTTCTGAGCTGTTGACAAAATTAGATACAGGTACACTGATTGATTTTCCTATATATATGAATGCTATGAAGCGGAAAAACACTCCTGACAAGGAATTTATCAACAGGTTCACCTAACTTTTATTCAAGGTTAAGTGCAAAATTTAAGGTTCATTTCACAATGTTATTTTACTGCGTACTCGATCTAATCGGTTATGAACTCAGATTGTATTCATTGATATGTACTCAGAGGCAGATCGGATACAACTGGCTCAGGCCTGTGACTGCCACACTGCTGTGGGTTTGGCCAGGAGTCGGGACACCCAGAGACGGCTTCTTCCTCCCCCCACCTTTGTACAAGACCACAGACAATGAGGTACAGGGAGCACCAGCAGATATCATTTGCAAATATGACAGTCAAAACGAGAGAAGAAATAGTATTTCCTGTTTATTCTCAGAAATTTCTGTAATGTTATAACCGTAATGAATGGTGTAAAGGTAAATAAGATATTCTGGATATTCAATTACCGTACAGTAAAGggatacattattaaaaattaaggcTTTATCCTAacggcaatatatatatatatatatatatatatatatatatatataaaagacttATGTGTTTGTCACTTCTAAACTATAACAATGATAGTCCCAGTGATAACTAAAATTAGAGACTGATCCATTAATGCTAACTGAGTTAATCTTGCAATTATGTACATGTTAGTATATTTACTATtcattaacatgaaaatatttgaaagtggTAATCATAATTTCTTAGAGAACAGGGATACCTTTTTTATACTCTCTTGATTTCTGACTGATTTACAGGAGTTGGTCACAGAGATAAGAGACATACTgtacaaaactgaataaaagtagTGGTCATCTGTGTGTCAAGTATTTTTTTATCCAAGGCATTTCCAGAGTAATGAGGTTGgtacatacaacattatattaaCCCAGTATAACGATATGTACTTAACAATAtatatagtgcagtcattgaagcattgttggtccgaatttttttactgtgaaccgaattgcataaaattttggaattaggtatcatcttacccttaacttcaaaagttgaaagatgatttgaactccgcaaccaccctgggggtggttgccaccccttctcgggagtgaatttatttttttcaaaataacctcggatatcgatagaaggcctaattttaagcaaaaaatcatctaaaacgtttttcgaaaaatccaatacttttcaagttattggcaattgcaaaattcgcaattgtttcacgtttttcatcggttttttgcaaatatctccaaaaatatacgttttatcgaaaattgtataaagaacacaattgtagcagataaaacaatgaacaattttgttttttataaagtattctaagtgcaatattgagtagataataaaaaaatcaaagccgttttttaattttgtctgaaatttaatcgatgtggtcaatgccatctagcggcgagcagatgcattttaggcattctaataaaaaatagttttatagtgcttgaaataagctttaaagatgagcactattaaaaagtctttttgcacgtaaaataagtgagtctgtattgcaaataagaggagcatctaatgttttttcttttaaatcaatgggtttcataagtgccatttccacgaaaattaaaattaatcgtattccgcctagaatcaactttattatcgaagattttaatagattttatcagtttggtCTCTGCTTCAggaacacatatttttaaaaaaagtcacgattaaaaaaaatttcaaatttttaaaaaaccaccttttttcataatatctcaaaaatgacgacatatacgaataaaagtgtaggtatgaaaaaatgttaggtatatttctgacaaacaatttggattttttgatttttctgtaaaacaaaaattgaacggaaatatgattgtttaaagagcgcgtggcagtgcaatcacagcctctcttaagccctttaacccttcaccatttgagaaaaaggttttttactatatattgcaataaaggatgttgtagctctcttaattacctttacaatggttttttataaattgtgatagcatgaaaaattgaaggagttatggtcaaaaaacttatcatatttttttctacttaataactgaaaatttcggagtgtgaatatttggagcaatgtgaaagtacgcagtataatagagacccaaaactattgtaatgtgtattatagtatatatatatatatatatatatatatatatattttatgttattaactccacttatagggttatctatttatattaatgtaatgaaaataactaaaaccctttaaattaaaactttttattacatacacgtgtttcggttttccatcttcagtgtacattaacctctaaaataaataaataaataataaataataaacaatgagatatacacatgtgagaccttttaaacatatttgttaaatttaaatgacacagttgtaattttcttattagtaaatctgtatttaatattttaattttttcaaaaattggatttgtcttatttttcagattactatttaaaatgttatgaggatctttattataatttagataaatgtgtaattcttcttttgtgtttaacttctctcctttcctttcgatatctaaaattttccatgttcttttcaatatttgtgtagttatggtcagtctctccaataggtgttcagcaaaatttgattttattgtagacatgttatttgtttttaaagcttggatgtgttctttaaaccttttatttaaaatttcttccagtttgcccaatataatagctttcacagtcactacagttaattttgtatactccagattgtttgtataattcctgtttgtcatcattttggttgactttgttttcaataagtttaaatgtattatttcttgtttggtgactgatggagaatttttgaattttgaaaggtttttcgaacagctttgtttaatttagtattgaatggtacacatatatatttttgaatttctgtagtattatgattaggtagtattttgttggttttatttaatttttcttgttttctttttaatcattttgtctacaatttggggttgatatccatttttgacagctaggtattttattatttttatttctttatttttattttcatcactcattggtatatttaacattctgtttaccattgagtgaaatgctgctaatttgtatttccaaggatggttagaggatgatggtattagaagatctgtttggggttgttttttctataaatttcaaatgaggtgctttccattaagatttagaaatacttatatcaagaaagttaattttgactttttggatttctttagaaaacttaattgttggtgatatagaattgagaaatgttaaaaagtgttctgtctggttctcatctccattgaaaagacataatatatcatccacatatctaaaccaataaattattttgtctttaaatggattagtgtcactcatatattttgttctttctgaaatgttgcatatatatatttgcaagaagcgGCCTGAAAGAGGAGttcccattgccaacccatcttcttgtttgtaaaagttcttattgtattgaaaataattttgattaacagttgcttttgtcaatgataagatatcgtcaatttcattcatattctagttttactgtattttattagattatcctTTTTAGGATTTgaaattgtttcttgttttggaatgtttgagtacatgttgttaacatcaaaagaaatgaagaacagagttttaatggaatttgaattaTCTCGAATTTGATTTGcccagattacttgaatttgatatactgtaattattttcaaaatgtatgtgggtttttatttttgttatttaaaaatttacataccttgtaagtagaAGAGTTATGAAAGTTTACctactggtctaattggaatatctggtttatgtgtctttggttgaccttttagagtaggagcttttggatttgtcattttgagttggtattgttctgcttttgataaacttttgcatttactTATTGTGGCATTTATAAGTTTCGTGTATTCTTGAGTTggatccttttttaaattttttattttgttgctgtcaatgaatgtttcaactttttcttgatatgtttgactgttcgataactactacagtattccctttgtcagcctttgatattatacaattattttcttttagtttttcttgataTGGATGTTACTAACTTCATATCATTGTTTgacgtttttattgatttaggattttgtacttttaaattacttttgtttagttcatggatAAGATTGTATCGGAAAGGTTCTTGGagtataataaagatcctcataacattttaaatagtaatctgaaaaataagacaaatccaatttttgaaaaaattaaaatattaaatacagattactaataagaaaattacaactgtgtcatttaaatttaacatatgtttaaaaggtccacatgtgtatatctcattgtttattatttattatttatttatttatttagaggttaatgtacactgaagatggaaaccgaaacacgtgtatgtaataaaaagttttaatttaaagggttttaattattttcattacattaatatatatatatatatatatatatatatatatatatatatatacataatatggctcatatattttggaaacgtaggcatgaatacataccaactttcttatatgtatatataacacatgtgaatgaattttgtataattcgtaaatattttatccaataaatagcaattttttactctaaattaaattatttttaaataatatgtaatcatatatatttactgttttaatttaggggtagttttaagggtagaaaagcttaagaatatgataatcattttcgagagtgtggaataatatttaaatccttttcattttataaaaataatgtttaacaaattttttatcaaggggtagttttcaaggttgaaagggggttaaaaatttgataattattatagaaaatataaaatattacttactctatacttacatctttttatatcataccgaaagtattttttgtgattttttcaatttaggggttgtttgcaaggattgtaagatgttcaaggggttgaaaattattttaatatgaggtaattgtgttaaaaaacactttaaaatttcaccacttactattaaacatgttttctagcgataaaaatggctcaatgtcgattttttccattaaggggttgtttacaccccttaaaaataataggcggagttcagatcattttcacttttgaagttaagggtaagatgaggctaattccaaaattttatgcaaatcggttcacagtaaaaaaattcggaggtaagaccgtatttttcgcttcaatgactgcactaatatAGTATTGAGACTAAGTGTGCAAGATAAGaacacgtttaaaataaaataacacctttattatcaaaacttttctaaaaaagaatgttgaaaaaattttctcttcatggctaacaagaaaaaaattcaaaatactttgtattaaaacttttcttccactttattttgttagattgtgtaaaattaaattaaacaaactgtattttatcaaaaaatattcaaagctTGCAATCAGTTCCATCATTGTGAACCTACATTATCCATGTCTTGCTTGTGTATAGAAACAAAGCAACTACCTGATGGATGCAGAAGTTCATGCTGACTGAGCCATGGACCATACTGACATCTCAGGACAATCTTCTTCCTTTGTGTGTTCAGGCATTAGACCATCACATCTCCACACTTTGCAATGAAACTTGTAAGTCTAGAGTGTGTAACCTATAAACTGTGTTTATATGAGGTGTGACACAAAAATCACAAACTGATAAGCAGCACAATGccagatttattaataaataattactttataatatgatatcactgagtacaaaattaaatcatttttactttttagtatagTAATTACATTTGTACAGtcaataattactatatttacatCACACTTGTTCATTATTTACAGATCTTGTAGAGCTGGGAGGGTTACCTCTGTTGATGTCCATTTatcaacaatacaaaaacaacaGCAGTGTTTGCAAAATGATCTGCAGAATTTTGGCAAGAATCTGTTCACATCAAGAATTTCTCCCTCAGGTTTTTTCATCCGGTAAAGTATTCTAGATAGCAGACTTTAGCAATTAtcctagaaaaaaatattttggaaacatttctttacattgtttaatgttaactgttgttaatttttgtttggtatCAATTTCAAAAAGTTCAActactatagtttttttttaatagtttttatgctCTCACTTTGAGGTTTTTAACAGGGCAAGATTAAGGGAAGTTTGGTAGTTTGAGAGCAGTTCTAATGGTCTGCCTAAACAGaactaaattttgtatgtatGCGTTAAAGGAATATGTTTAATAAACCTTAGGTGTATGATGTTTATCTGGAATAAACAAGGTTAGTACCTTAAGTCCGGCCTATACACTTCTAATAACTTGCCAGAATCTCTTAAGTATTGTCCTGCCTGTCTCTGAAATTCAAGGGTAAGTACCATGAGGTGGTTAAATCATCAAAGAACATTTTCATCTCCTATTAAGGTGAGTGTAAGAGGGGTGCCAAATATTCTTTCAACTTCTTTAAAAGAGGAGCATGTTCGTTGCTCCTAAGGATTTGTTTATTGAATACAATgctaattatcattataaaaatatttattacaatagaaagaAATGCTAGTAAATGGAAACACTGCTATAAAGGACACTACAAATCATTGGGATAGGTGAATGTTAACACTATGGTGGGAATAACTGAAAGGATCATAATAATAGTTCTCCACTGTAATAGTTCTCTCGGATATTAGGACTGGGATTTAACGTGGGCTTAAAGGGCTAAAGCCCAGTACGGCAGTTTATAGGAGCATCAAATTTCGgggaagaaaatttagaaatagataaactaaaaacatttcaaaatataatgataaaatgtattaaaacaaacattttaaaatataactgaatatagGTCTGAAAAAGTAAGATGTTTTAGCAtcgttttagaattaaaataggTTCTTTTTGTAGCTCAATAATTCTTCTGCTGCCTACTGTACAATATAGTACAGTATACTACAACGTGACACTGATGAAAAATTAATCAACTTGACACTTGATTATAGTGCAGGtttgataaaaaatgtcatagagaaAGTCTGACATTCAATGTGCGGTCATCAGTTCAATATTTCTATAATCTCTTTCATACTGTGATCACCATACTGATTTCAGAATTCTGGAACTTGACTGATTGACCTGTTGTCTGCCACCCATTGCCGCTGCTGTGCAGTCTATATTCTACAATGATCACACTTGTCCAAAAAAACCTCTTTGATCATATTTTGTAGcaacaaaatgttttactctaaataattaacatgttttctttttGAGGATTACAATAGCTTATTGGCCTGAGTGTTAATGAAGTTTATCAATTAAGGagttggaaaaatttcatttctgtctatctgttttgcatgatatctcgaaaacaaactgatctataacttgaaattttgcatttgtaAGCtacttcatttctatgtagggAAACACTGAATTTGaggatagtgcatgtcactccatgggaatataactaaatgtttagaa from Homalodisca vitripennis isolate AUS2020 unplaced genomic scaffold, UT_GWSS_2.1 ScUCBcl_9010;HRSCAF=17360, whole genome shotgun sequence includes the following:
- the LOC124374557 gene encoding protein SERAC1-like gives rise to the protein MELKYYPQIDETITKGLRLGNQGYLEHHVGRWRLSSWLQRFRYRLAQRLLHLAQTEDWQWRTVAVHHLARLHHLSEADRIQLAQACDCHTAVGLARSRDTQRRLLPPPTFVQDHRQ